The genome window CGGGAGGTGGAGTAGAGGGTGGCGTGGCTGTGTCCGGGAAAATCGAACCCCGCGTGGGTGGCCACCCGGTCGGCGGCCTCGATGAGTTCCCCGGCGCCCAGCAGGCGCAGCTCCTCGGCGGCGGTGTGCCTGCCGTTGTTGCGCATGATGCCCCCGGCCAGGCCGCAGCCCAGCAGCAGGTCGGTGCGCTCCAGGAGAATGACGTGCCGTTCCGTGTCCCGCCTGGCCGCCAGCGCCGCCGCGCAACCCGCCCAGCCTCCGCCGATGATGATTATGGTGCTCATTGGTCGTGTCCTTTTTGGTGTATCAGTCCCGGGGATCGAGCCGGGCCTTGCAGGTGCGTATCTGTACGCCGTTGGTCACGGTGACGCAGGCTCCGCAGATGCCTTCGCCGCAGCACATCTTGTGCGTCTTGGAAGTGGCCAGGCGGGGCTTCAGCCCCAGCTCGGTCATGGTGGCGCGGAGCCGGGAGTGCTGTTCGTCGTTGCCGCCGCTGAACAGGCAATATGGCCGCACCTGCGTGAGCAGGCTCCGGATCTCCCTCCAGCCGGTCTGCGAGGCCAAGTTGACGAAATAGGCCGCGGGCACCTCCTGGATATAGGGGGCAACAAAGGGGTAGCCCCTGGTGCCGTAGATGATGCTGACCCGGTTGCCGTTGCGCAGCAGGGTGCGGGCTATGTTGGGGCCGCAGACCTGGGCCATGCCCGAGAGCACCAGCACCACCCGTTCGTTGCGGACGGTTTCCATGAGCTCGTGGCCCAGGATGCCGTTCCAGTAAGGGCCGCGCAGCCAGAGCCTGTCCTCGCAGGCGGCCAGGGTTTTGGTCTTGGGGCCGAGCCGGGTATAGGCCAGCACGATTTCCTGTTTTCCGGGGAAGGCCGAGATCACGGCCAGGGGGGTGTCGAAGCATGCCTCGGGCCTGCCGCGCACGAACACGAAGCTGCCCGGCCGCGTGAGCTGGGACGCCATGCGCGCGGTAACGGCCACGCGCAGGACCTCGGTGCCCTGGCCCACGTCCTCCCGTGAGATGATCCTGGCCTCCCGGCTTTCCCGCCGGACGCCGTGGCCCAGGAGCCACTTGTTCTGGGCCAGGATGCAGGCCCCGGTCCAGTCGCAGCTGCATTGCTCCTCGCCCCGCAGCACCGAGCAGACAATGCACTCGCCCGATTCGGCCAAATGGCAGGGGCAGTAGTCGCTGCCCGCGTCAATGCATTTGAGCCGGGGCGCGGTTTCGCGGACCGTGCGTACGGTCTGCCGCGTCTGTTCGGGCGAACCCGTTTCCGGCTGTGTGACCCGCTGTGTCGATTCGCTGTACATGCCCCGTCCTCCGTTCTAGTGCGTTCCCTGTTCACGCTGCGCGTCCCGATACTTGAGCATGGCCAGGGCGTAGAAGCCCGTGACCACCAGGGTCGTTTCCTCGTAGCAGTCCATGAAGCCGAAGCATTTCGGTATGTTCACAAAGGCCCAGATCAGGGTCAGGATGTAGATGCCCCGGTCCGCCCGCGAGGTTGCCGCCAGCAGGGCCAGGATGAAACCGGCCAGGGGGCAGGGGTAGCCGGGCAGGGCGATCATGGGGTGCCCCGTGAAATGGCCGAGGAAGGGGAAGAGAAAGGCCAGGAGGATGAAAAATGCCGTTGCCAGCCGTATCCCGGCGGAGCGGGGCACTTCGAAGTGCGTCTTTTTGGTGATGAACAGGTCCACCAGAAACAGGAAGCCGATGACCGAATACAGGGGCGCGCCCAGGAATTTGGCCACCGGGCTCTTGCCGCAGACGAACAAAAAGCAGGCCAGGGCGTTCCAGATCAGGGCCGCCGCCAGGAAGAGCTTGGTGAAGGCGTCCGTGCCCTTGCCCGGCCGGGTGAACACCAGCTAGGTCACGGCGAGCATGCCGATGACGAGCAGGATCTGGACGGGCATGGTGTCGTCGCGAAATCCCTTGAGAAGATTCCAGAATATTTCCGTCGGGCTCATGATGTCTGTCCTTGCTGAATGGTTTTGGTCAGGCGCGCCTCGGTGCACCGCTCCTGTCCCAGCTGTTCCAGGTGGACGAGGCGGCTGGTGCGGTCCAGAAGTTCCGAGGGGTCGTGGGTCACGTGGATGACCGCGGCGCGGCTGGTTTCCAGGGCGGATTCCAGCAGGGTGCGCATGGTCTCCTTGAGGTTCTTGTCCAGGCCGGTGAACGGCTCGTCCAGCAGCAGGATGTCCGGGCTGACTGCAAAGGCGCGGGCCAGCGCCACGCGTTGGCGCATGCCGCCGGAAAGCTGGTGGGGATAGACGTTCTCGAATTCGGAAAGGTCCATGCGGTGCAGGAAGTACCGGGCCTTTTCCGCAGCCGCCTTCCGGTCCATGCCCTGCGCCCGCAGGGGCAGGGCCACGTTGGTCAGGGCCGTGTCCCAGGGAAGGAGCCGAGCCTCCTGGAACACGTAGCCGATATGGGCGGAGCGGACCCGGATGCGTCCGGCGTCCGGCTTTTCCAGCCCGGCGATCATGCGCAGGATGGTGGATTTGCCGATGCCGCTGGGGCCGAGCATGCCCAGCACCTCGCCCTGCTGCACGGTCAGGTCGAACCCGGCAATGACCGGGCGGCGGCCGAACCGCTTGTGGATGTTTTTCATTTCAATGACGGCGTTCATGCCCGCCTCCTTTGCACGGCGTTGCGGGCCGGGCGCAGCAGGGCCACCTCCACCCCGCCGATGACCAGCATGGCCAGCAGGGTCAGGGCGTAGAGTTCGTCGGTCTGGAGGTTGGTCCGGGAAATGGCCAGCGCATGGCCTATTCCTTCGTTGGCCCCGAGCATTTCCGCCAGCACCACCAGCCGGATGCCGTTGCCCGTGGCAATGACCGCCCCGGAAAGGAGCGGCCCGGCCAGGGCCATGGCGTAGATGCGCGCCAGGCGCATGTGCAGGGGCAGGCGGTAGACCCGGGCCATTTCCAGGAGCGACTTGTCCACGGCCATCATGCCGTCGGCCACGTTCACGTAGACGATGGGGGCGACCATGGTGGCCGTGATGCACACCACCATGGTGGTGCCCATGCCGAACCAGAGCATGAAGACCACCACGATGATCACCCCGGGAATGCTGGTGAGGATCCAGCGGGCCGGGGCGAGCATAAGCCGCAGCGGTTCCACGAACCCCGCCAGGACGCCCAGGAGCGCGCCGCTGCCGATGCCGAAGCACAGGGCCAGGCCGATGCGTTCCAGGGTGGGGCCCAGGTGCATGGTCAGGAAGGTCTTGTTCTTGAACAGGCGGAGCAGGGCGGTCAGGGTTTCGGCCGGGCCCGCCACCACCAGGCCGGAAAAGTTGCGGGCCAGGAGTTCCCAGCCCAGGGCCAGCATCATCAGGCCCAGCAGGTGAAAGGCGAAGGGGGGCAGCTTGCCGGTATGGGGATCGATCATGGATTTACCCCGAACAGGTCGTTGCCCGGCATGGCCCCGCCGATGGCCGCCGGGGAAATCTCGTTGATCCTGGCCAGGAAGAACAGGGCGTCGTTCCTGGCCCGCGTCCCTTCCAGGATGTGGATTTCAAGATTGTCCACGGCTCCGGTCTCCATCTGGGAGGCCAGCGCCGGGAAATGGGTGCGGGCAAGTTCCAGGGCCTTTTCAGGGTGTTCCTTCACCCAGGCGCAGGCCCGGGCATAGGCCGCGTTGAAGGCCCGTACCTGTTGCTCCTCGTCCGCCCTGGGCCCGAAAAAGGCCACGCAGCTGGCCGCCAGCCGGTGCCCCGGGAAGCTGCGCTCCCAGGCCCTGCACATGTCCACGCGCTTCACCAGCAGGGGCGCGCCCTTGTCCCGCATGGCCCTGGAGCGCAGCAGGGCGATGGATGCCGTGGGCTCGCTGAGCATGGCGTGATCGCCCTTGCCCGCCAGCAGGAGGTTGACCGCCTCCAGGGCCCCGCCCGTGTGCCGGGTGGTGATGTTGCCCTGTTTGCCCGCCATGGTGGCCTTGTAGAACAGCTCCGGCATCTCGCCCGGGCCGAAGGGGAAGAGCAGGGTGCCCTCCAGGGATTCCAGTGTGTCGGCCCCGGGCCTGACCGAGACTATCCAGACCGGGGACTCGTGCAGCAGGGCCACCCGGCAGTTGACGCCCTTGTTGCGCAGGGTGCTGGCCGCCGCCGTGGTCACGATGGCGGCGTCCACCTGGCCCCCGGCCACCATGGCCCGGAGCATGTCCGGCGAATGCCAGGGGATGAACCGGACGTCGAAGTCCTGCGCCCAGGCCTGCCCGTTGTGCGCCATGGCCAGCAGGGGAAGGCTTTCCGCAATGGGCGGGCCCGAAAGCCGGAGCGGAGAAGCGTCGCTGGCCGCGGCCGGGCAGGCCATAGACAGGATCAGGACAGTCAGGAGAAGTGTGCGCATGGTTCTAGCCTCGCTTGCGTGCAATGATCAGTTCCATGGGTCCCATGGGCAGCATCAGGGTCCTGACCTCCACCGAGGCGAAACCCGCGCCGGGCAGATGCGAGGCGATCTCGCCCTGCTCAAAGGAGACGTCCTGTCCCTCCAGGGCCAGGGAGAGGCGGGAAAGCACGACCCCGGCCGGCTGGGTCCGCTCGCAGGTCAGGCCTTCGTGGAAGCTGATGAACACGCCGCCCGGATTCAGGGCCGCATGCACGCGGGCGGCCATGGCGTCGAGGTCCTTGGCGTAATACAGGGTGTGGCTGGCCCAGATGAGGTCGTAACCCTGGCCGAAGTCCACCTCGTTGTAGTCGCCGTCGATGGTGGTCACCCGGTCCAGCAGACCCGCCGCTGCGATTTCCTCTCGGGCCACTTCCATGACCGGGGGCAGGTCGCAGAGCACGCCCTGGAGGTCGGGGTGACGGGAAACCGTGGCCATGCACATGATGCCCGGGCCGCAGCCCATGTCCAGCATGCGCTTCATGGCCGGGAATTCCGGGAGCGAGGCCACGAGCCCGGCCACATGGTCGGCCATGCCCGCCTTCTGGTAGGAGGCCAGGTGGCGCACGGACTGTTTCCACATTTCCTCGCCGTCCAGCTTGTTCCGCGTGTCCACCTCGGGCGGTCCCTGGCGGATCAGCTCGGGGATGCGCCCCAGGTTGCGGTGCTGCATGTTGGAGAGATTTTCCACCAGCCCCCCGAGATAGGATGGGCTGCCCTTGCGCAGATAGGATTCCGCAAAGGGGGTGTTGGCATAGGCCCCGTTTTGTTTTTCGGCAAAGCCCATGGCCGCCATGGCGTCCAGGAAGTAGACGAGGTTGGTCCGGTCGGTCTCCACGCCCAGTGCCCGGGCAATGGCTTCCGGCTCCGTGTGTTCGGCCAGGATGTCGGCCATGTCCATTTTCAGGGTCGTGTCCAGCACGGCCATGCGGATGGGGCCGATCATCAGTTCGAAGACCAAACCGGGGTTGGGGCCCGGGGTGTGGGCCGTGGGCTGCTGCAGCATCATCATATCCTTAGAATCTCCAGTTGAGGGTGAATCCGAATGTCCTGGGCGCACCGTCCTCCACCATGGCAAGACCCGCGCCGTTTTTGACCTGCTTGACCGTATAGGCCTCGTCGAACAGGTTCTCGCACCACAGGGAGAATTCGATCTCCTCGGTCTGGTACCCTGTGCGCAGGTTCACGGTCCGGTAGCCGTCCTGCTTGAGCTCGTTGGCCGCGTCAAAGTACTGCTCGCCGGTGCCCAGCAGGTCGGCCAGGGCGAAGATGCCGCTCTGGTGGTTGTATTGGACGCCGAGGTTGTAGGTGTATTCCGGTGCCCAGGGCAGCCTGTTGCCGCTGTAGTCCACGGGAGTGCCGCCCGAAGTGGTTTCCCATTCGTCCACTTTGGAATCGGCATAGCCGAAGCCCGCAGTCAGCTGCAGCTCGGGGATGGGGTTGTACTGGCCCTCGAGTTCGACGCCCTGGGTGTGCGCCTCGGCCGCGTTGGTGAATTTCCAGACGCCCAGGCCCGCACCGGCGATTTCCTCGCGCACCTGCTTGTCGGTGATGTCCGCGTAGAATGCCGTGGCGTTGAGGCGCAGGGTATTGTTCAGCCAGTTGGTCTTGACGCCGACCTCGTAGTTCATGGTGTGTTCGGCGTCGTAGGCGAAGCTGTCCTCGCTGGTGGCCGAGTAGAAGTTGAAGCCCCCGGCCAGGAATCCCCGGGAAACGGTGGTGTAGGCCGTGACGTTGTTGGTGAAGTCGTAGGCCAGGGAAACCATGGGCAGCCATTCCGTGGCGTCCACGTCCTTTTCGTAGGAGACCGGCCCGGTGTTGGGGGTATAAGTCTGTTTCCCGCTGTTGTGGGAGACGTCCAGGCGCATGCCGCCCGTGAGCCGCAGCCCGTCGACGATCTCGTAGGTAGCCTGGCCGAAGCCCGCGTAGCCGAGGTCCTCGCTGTCGCCGGAGCGCTTGGAGGTCAGCAGCGGGTTCACGTGGGTGAAGTCGATGCCCGCGTCAATGGCCTCGTAACGTCCGTAGAATCCCGCCAGCCAGGAGAGAGCGCCCTTGTCCGTGGAGTTCAGGCGAAATTCCTGGCTCCAGCTGTCCATGTCCGTATCCAGGTCCGAGTATCCCAGGGCCGTGGAGGTCCTGTCCGAGTCGAGGTGGTGCTCGCGGTCAAAGGTGCGGTGGCTGGTGATGGAGGTCAGATCCACGCTCGGCCAGCTGTATTTGACCCGTGCGGACTGGCCCAGTTCCTTTTCGTAGGCCTTGTCGCTCTCGTTGCTGGTCACCTTGAAGCGGTCGGTGGAGTTGGGACCTTCGGCGTAGCGCAGGGAGCTGATGCCCATGTCGCGGGCCGCGCCGTCCACGTTCAGGGTGATGTCCCAATCGTCCGTGGGTGTCCAGCGCAGTGCGCCTTCTCCGTTCAGGGTCTTTTTCCCGTTCACGTCGTCATCGCCCGTGAGGGTGTTTTCATTATACCCGTGGGTGGTGTAGCCCTGCAGGGAGAGTCTGTAGAAGAGCAGGTCGTCGGTGATGGGGCCGCTGGTGCTCGCGCCCAGACGGGCCGTGTGGTAGTTGCCGGCCTCCAGCAGCACCTTGTTGTGCTGGTCGTTGTCCGGCTTCTCGCGCACGATGTTGATGACCCCGGATTCGCTGTTGCGGCCGTAGAGGGTGGCCTGGGGCCCGCGCAGGATCTCTACCCGCTCCACATCGAACAGGTCCTGGTTGGTCATGTAGCCCATGGGGTAGGCCACGTCGTCCACGTACAGGCCCATGGGGCTGAACAGGGAGGTGTCGATGGTGGAGATGCCCCGGCAGATGATGGACCCACCCGAACTGGTGTCCTTGACATAAACGTTGGGGGCGAAGCGGGTCAGGTCGCTCAGGTTGTTCACCCCGCGCGTCTCCATGAACATTTCGTCCATGACCGAGATGTTGCCCGGGAAATCCTTGAGGGTTCCGTCGCGTTTGGTTGCCGTGACCGTGACCGCATCCATGGTCACGGTTTTTGTTCCGTTGTCTGAGGCCTCGTCTTCCCCGGCCATGGCCGGGGAAAGCGCGCAGAGGGTGAATGTGAAGATCAGCCCGAAAAGCTTGTGAATTCTCATTTTTGTTCCCACCTGAAAATGCAGCGTATTAAGATGAATTTGATAATCATGCTCAATACACGGACGGGGTGGGCTCGACTAATCCCGGCAGGGCGAAAGTTGCCGGTAGCCGGACTTTCTGTTCAGGAGACGAGCAGGCGGCGCTGGTTGGTCAGGAAATCCTTGGGCAGGATGCCGAAACGTTCCTTGAAGGCCTGGCTGAAGTGGCTCAGGCTCTGGTATCCCACGGCATAGGCCGCCTCGGTCACGTTGAGGTTGCCCTCCTGCAAAAGTTCATGGGCCTTTTGCAGCCGGTGCTCGCGGAAGTAGCCGAAGACCGAGGAGGCGTAGACCTGCCGGAAACCGGTTTTGAGTTTTTTTTCATTGATGCCCACCCGGGCCGCAAGCTCGGGCAGGTTGGGCGGGTTTTCCAGGTCGCTTGTCAGGATCTCGCTTGCGTGGCGGATGCGTTCCACGTCCGCGGGGCACAGGGCGTGAGATGTTGCTTTGCGGTGGGTCTGGGATTCGATGTAGTCCTGAAGCTGCATGGCCAGCAGCTCCATGACCCGGCTTTCCAGGAACATCTTGCGCATGCCGCCCGTGTATGGGCAGTTCAGGATCTGGGTCAGCAGGCAGTGCTTGGCTGGGTTGCAGGGGCCGAACCAGGCCATGGGGGTGTCCAGCCGGCCTTCCAGTTTTCTTTGGAACTCCACCGGTAGCTGGTCCATGCTGTCCGCAAAGTAGTCGTAAAGCAGTTCCGGGGCAACGATGATGCCCATGATGCAGTTGGAAGCGCCGCCAGGTTGTTCCAGGAACCCGTGGGTCTTGGGCAGGTGGAAGATGCCGTTAGATCCCGCCTGCATCTCATGGGTCTGGTTGCGCAGGCAGCCGCTGGAATAGACGCACCTGTTTCGGCCGGAATAGGTGAACCCGAATTGGATGGGCGCATCGTCCATGTCAAAGCTGGCCCGGAGCGGATCTTCCGGCGTGGAGCGGGAGATGGTCAGCGCCAGGCCGGGCCGGAGCAGGCAGGACTGGAAGGCCCTGGACCCCGAGACGCCGCCCTCGGTTGAGAATTCGAGCGCATCGCATGTGCCGGACGATCTGCTGGCCGCACTTTCCCTGTTCATGATTACCTCCCCGCAGGCAATGGGTTCACTGAGTTGCAGTGCGTATAGTATTATAGATAATGAAAGTCAATTTCAATATCTAAAAGGACAGAGGAGATTATGAACGGATTTCAGGGCGGACTTTTGCCGGTTTCTATTCCCCGGCTTCCCTACGCACGGCTTCCAGGTCTTCCAGCACGGCAAGGTAGCCCTTGGCCTGTCCCATGTATTCCTTCAGGCCCGCGATGCGGGTCAGTTCCTGTCTGGCGCGTTTCCAGTCCTTGCGCTCCCAGGCGCACAGGGCCAGGAAGAACCGGGCTTCGGGCTGGCTGCCCGACTTCGCCAGGGGGGCGAGGGCGGTTTCGGCTTCCTCGAACCGGCGGGAGCGGTAGAGCATCCTGCCCTTTTCAAGGGCCGCCGCGCCGCCTTTTGAATGGCGGTCCAGGTAGTTTACGGCCTGTTGGGTCCTTCCCGCGGATGCGTACAGCGCCGCGATCTTGAGCGCCTGCTCGAGGCTGGGGGATGCGCCGTAGGCGCGTTGCAGGGTCGCGGCGGCCATGAGCGGGGCCTGCTGGTAATTGTAGATTGCGGCCAGCCGTTCCAGGTCCTGGCGCGAGGGCTCGTCCAGGCGGCAGCATATTTCCAGCGCCGCGGCGGCCCGGGAATACGACTCACGGTCCAGGTGCAGCTTGGCCAGCAGCTTCCAGTAGTCCGCATCCTCGGGGCTGGCGTTCAGGTAGTTGAGCAGCATGGATTCGGCCTGCCGGGTCTGCTTGGCATCGATGAGGGAGTGGATGGCCAGCCGGATCCACTCCTTGCGCGGCTCCTTGGACTGGGCGATGAGCTTCTGCAGCACCCGGGCCGCATCCTTGTAGTCTTCGCCCAGGTAAAAGGCGGACCCGGCCTGGAAGAGCAGCTCGGGTTTGCCCGTTTTCTGCAGGCCGTGTGTTTTCTCGAACAGGCGGCCCGCCTCGGCGTACTGCTCCATCTCGTAGAGCACGACCCCGGTGTTCAGGCACAGGAATTCGTCCTCGGGAAAGGCCTGGTGCCCTTTTCGGAATACGGACAGGGCCTGCTTTTTTTCCCCGGCCAGATGCAGTGCGCCGCCCAGGGCGAGGTAGACCTGCGCGTGGATGTCCTCCCGGGTGGATTCCATGTATTTGTGGAGCATGGCCGCCGCCTGGGCGTACTGCTTGTCGTCCATGAGCAGCTGGGCCTTGTGCAGGGCCTGCCGCCCCAGGGGCGGGACCTTGGCCGAAGCCGGGCCCGCAAGCAGCAGGACCAGGGCGCAGGCGGCCAGAAAAATGCGTGCGGTGTTCATTGTGTCAGCTCGAAGTTGAAGGGAAGCAGGACCCAGGTGTCCACGGCCTGTCCCTGGTAATGCCCGGGCCGGAACTTCCAGCGTTTGGCCGCGCCGAGCGCCGCCTTTTCGAACACGCCGGACGGGTTGGCCGAATGGATGGAGAGGTTGGTGGGCAGGCCCTGGCTGGTGACCAGCATGCGCACCACCACCGAACCCTCGATGCGGTTGCGTTTGGCCCCGTAGGGATATTCCGGCGGCACGCTGCGCAGCACCTGGGGAACTTCGTCCACCTCGTCCATGTTGAACCCGATGCCGCCCAGGTCGCCCGAGGGCATGGCGATGCCTCCCTTGAGGCCCGGGTGCATGTCCGCGCTGAAATTGGGCGTGCTGAGGTTCATGAGCGGCTTGACGTTCTTGGGCCGGGCCTTGGAGGAAAACGTCTTGGGCAGGGTCTTGGGAGGTTTGGTCTCCGTGATCTCCTTGCGCTTGAGCGGTTCCACTGGCTTGTCCCTGCGGGGCTGGGCAATGCGGATGGCCCCTTCCACCACGGTGAAATCCCCGGGCTGCTGCGCGTCGTTCAGGAGCAGCACGCCCACGTAGATGAGGCCCGCCATCATCACCGCCGCCATGCTGGCGGCCACGAAGTCGCCCGATCCCTTGGCCCTGCGGATCATCATTCCTTCCTTGCCGCGATGCTGATGTTGCGCACGCCCGCCAGCCTGCATTGGTCCAGCACCTGGACGGCGGCGCCGGTCATGCTTTCCTTGTCGGCCACGATGACCACGGACCCGTCCGGGGTCTCGGCCAGGAAGCGTTCCATGTAGGCCCGCACCGAGCGGATATCCAGGGGTCTGCCTTCCACGAAGATCTGGCCTTCGGCGGTGAGCCCCAGGATGACGTTGGCCTTTTCCTTGGTTTCTGCGCTCTGGGCCGAGGGCCGCTGCACGTCCACCCCGGATTCGCGCACGAAGCTGGTGGTGACGATGAAGAAGATGAGCAGGATGAAGACCATGTCGATGAGCGGGGTCATGTTGATCTCGCTCCTGCGGGTTCGCGCCCCGCGTGCGTATCGGATGCTTCTCATGCCTTATTCCCTGCAGGCCCCGAGGCCGTCGGTCTGTTCCTGCAGGCCGATGCAGAAGAGTTCCATGCGGGCCTTGAGCCGTTCGGCCCGGCGGAAGAGCAGGCCGCCCAGCAGCAGGCCGGGCACGGCCACCACCAGGCCGCTCTGGGTGGTCACCAGGGCCTCGGAGATTCCCGAGGCCAGGGCCCGGGCATTGCCGGTGCCGAACTGTGAGATGACGTCAAAGGTGGTGATCATGCCGGTCACCGTGCCCAGCAGGCCCAGCAGCGGGGCGATGGCCGCCAGGATCAGGATGGTGCCGATGTAGCGCATGGCCTTGAATTCCTGGCGCACACGGATGGCTTCGAGCATGTCCCGGTTCAGTTCGGGATCTTCGCAGCGCTCGTCCATGTACTGGGAAAGGATGTCCCACTGCCACTGGGCCAGGCCCGCCTTGCACACGCTCGGCTCGCCCCGGAAGAGCTCCAGGCATTGCTGCGGGGTGCCTTCCCTGCGGCGTTCGCGCAGGAAGCGGATGGCCTTGACCAGGGCCAGGGTCCACATGAGCAGGGAAAGGGCCATGAGCGGGATCATGATTTCGCCGCCCGCCTGGAAATGCTCCACCATGCGTTCCACGAGATTATGCTGCTGCATCGAGTTTCTCCCGTTTCCTGATCTGTCCTTGTTTCATGAGAGCCACGGCGAATCCGGTGCCCTTTTCCTCCATGTCGCCGATGATCTTGTCCACCCTGCGTTCCAGCACGTGGTGCAGGATCATGATGGGTACGGCCACGGCCAGGCCGAGCTGGGTGGTGACCAGCGCCTCGGAAATGCCGCCGGACATCATGCGCGGGTCGCCGGTGCCGTACAGGGTGATGATCTGGAAGGTGTTGATCATGCCCGTGACCGTGCCCAGCAGCCCCAGCAGGGGTGCCACGGCGGCCAGTACGTTGAGGGTGGGCAGGAAGCGCTCCAGCATGGGCAGTTCCTTGAGCAGCCCTTCCTGGAAGGCGTTTTCGATGATCTCGCGGGTGTTGCCCATGTACTTGAGGGTGTGCCCGATGATGCGGCAGGTGGGGAACTGGGACTGCGCGCGGCAGAATTCCCCGCACTGCTTCCATTCCCCCTTGGAGACCATCCTGAGGATCTGCTTCATGTTGCGGTCCGAGTTGCCCCGGATCCGGCTCAGGGCGTAGAAACGCTCGGCCACCAGACCCATGGCCACGAGCCCCACCAGGATGATGGGCCAGACCAGCAGGCCGCCCGCCTTGAGCCAGTCCCAGACGCTCTTCTGTTCCTGGGCCAGACGGGTGAAGGCCGCGCCGTTGGAGATGTCCACCGGGAAGGCCGCGCCCTTGCCGTCGAAAAAGTCGTCCATGAGTCCGGCCAGGGACCAGCCCGGTTCGCCCTGCACGGCCATGAGCTTGCTGCCGTCGCTGGTGGGCCGCAGGAAGCCCAGGCTGCCGTCCTTCAGGCGGTAGGCCTCGGTAAAGGTCCCCACGCGGACCAGCTCGCCGGTCTTGTCCATGCCGTCCGCGCCGATGAAGGCCCCGGTACGGCGCACAACGGCCCCGGAGGCCGCCATTTCGTCCAGGTACAGGGCGAGCAGGTTGCGGATGCCTTCCAGCCCCGGGAATTTCTCGGGCTGGAGCACCTCTTCCAGCACGGCGGTGCGTTCGGGGTGCTCCGGCGTGGTCAGGCTTTCGTGGAAATAGTCCCGGGCCTGCTTGGCCGAGGTGCGGATGGTGCCGTCGATGGTCTTGAGCTCATGGGCCTGGGCCGCGAGCTCCTCCTTGAGGGCGTCTTCGCGCTTCAGCAGTTCGTCGTAGCGGGCCTTGAGGCCGTCGAACCGCTTTTGCTTCTCGGCGATGCCGCGTTGCAGCGCGGCCTTTTCCCCGCCGAGCTCCTTTTGCTCGCCGGCGATGATGGCCCTGGTTTTGGCAGCGTTCTGCGTTGCCTCGGCCACCATGCCGTGCATGGCCTTGGAGGTGGCGTCCCAGCCCTGGGCCAGCGCCCCCGTGGTCAGGACCGTGAAGATCATGAGGGTATGAATGGCGTATCTCATCGGGCGGCTCCTATGGGCAGGTCGAGCAGTTCCACGGCGCGCTTGCGGTCGGCCATGTCCTTGGCGCGGTGCAGGGTGCGGGAGTAGTTTTCGTCAAGGGGTTTCCAGGAGCCCGATGCGCGGTCCCAGTACCCGGCTTCCGCGCCGTCCGCGGTCTGGTAGAAAAGGGCGGTGCGGCCCAGGCGGAAGATGGAGACCTGGGTGGGCGCGCCGTTGAGGTCGAGTTCCCGCGAGGTGGTGGAAACGTTGCGTCCGTATTCCATTTCCACCAGCAGGGCCTCGAACACCCTGCGCAGCTTCTCGCTCAGTTCCAGGCGGTAGTCGTCCAGGGAGTCGCGCAGGAAGCCGATGCGCGCGGCGCGTTCCTCGGGCAGGAAGGGCAGGTCCGAGGAGACGAATTGCTCAAGGCTGTCCACCACGGTTTCCAGGAACGGCTCCAGCTCCATCTTGATGCGCCGGGCCTCTTCCTTGCGCCGTTCCAGCTCG of Salidesulfovibrio onnuriiensis contains these proteins:
- a CDS encoding TonB-dependent receptor — translated: MRIHKLFGLIFTFTLCALSPAMAGEDEASDNGTKTVTMDAVTVTATKRDGTLKDFPGNISVMDEMFMETRGVNNLSDLTRFAPNVYVKDTSSGGSIICRGISTIDTSLFSPMGLYVDDVAYPMGYMTNQDLFDVERVEILRGPQATLYGRNSESGVINIVREKPDNDQHNKVLLEAGNYHTARLGASTSGPITDDLLFYRLSLQGYTTHGYNENTLTGDDDVNGKKTLNGEGALRWTPTDDWDITLNVDGAARDMGISSLRYAEGPNSTDRFKVTSNESDKAYEKELGQSARVKYSWPSVDLTSITSHRTFDREHHLDSDRTSTALGYSDLDTDMDSWSQEFRLNSTDKGALSWLAGFYGRYEAIDAGIDFTHVNPLLTSKRSGDSEDLGYAGFGQATYEIVDGLRLTGGMRLDVSHNSGKQTYTPNTGPVSYEKDVDATEWLPMVSLAYDFTNNVTAYTTVSRGFLAGGFNFYSATSEDSFAYDAEHTMNYEVGVKTNWLNNTLRLNATAFYADITDKQVREEIAGAGLGVWKFTNAAEAHTQGVELEGQYNPIPELQLTAGFGYADSKVDEWETTSGGTPVDYSGNRLPWAPEYTYNLGVQYNHQSGIFALADLLGTGEQYFDAANELKQDGYRTVNLRTGYQTEEIEFSLWCENLFDEAYTVKQVKNGAGLAMVEDGAPRTFGFTLNWRF
- a CDS encoding helix-turn-helix transcriptional regulator yields the protein MNRESAASRSSGTCDALEFSTEGGVSGSRAFQSCLLRPGLALTISRSTPEDPLRASFDMDDAPIQFGFTYSGRNRCVYSSGCLRNQTHEMQAGSNGIFHLPKTHGFLEQPGGASNCIMGIIVAPELLYDYFADSMDQLPVEFQRKLEGRLDTPMAWFGPCNPAKHCLLTQILNCPYTGGMRKMFLESRVMELLAMQLQDYIESQTHRKATSHALCPADVERIRHASEILTSDLENPPNLPELAARVGINEKKLKTGFRQVYASSVFGYFREHRLQKAHELLQEGNLNVTEAAYAVGYQSLSHFSQAFKERFGILPKDFLTNQRRLLVS
- a CDS encoding tetratricopeptide repeat protein → MNTARIFLAACALVLLLAGPASAKVPPLGRQALHKAQLLMDDKQYAQAAAMLHKYMESTREDIHAQVYLALGGALHLAGEKKQALSVFRKGHQAFPEDEFLCLNTGVVLYEMEQYAEAGRLFEKTHGLQKTGKPELLFQAGSAFYLGEDYKDAARVLQKLIAQSKEPRKEWIRLAIHSLIDAKQTRQAESMLLNYLNASPEDADYWKLLAKLHLDRESYSRAAAALEICCRLDEPSRQDLERLAAIYNYQQAPLMAAATLQRAYGASPSLEQALKIAALYASAGRTQQAVNYLDRHSKGGAAALEKGRMLYRSRRFEEAETALAPLAKSGSQPEARFFLALCAWERKDWKRARQELTRIAGLKEYMGQAKGYLAVLEDLEAVRREAGE
- a CDS encoding energy transducer TonB; its protein translation is MMIRRAKGSGDFVAASMAAVMMAGLIYVGVLLLNDAQQPGDFTVVEGAIRIAQPRRDKPVEPLKRKEITETKPPKTLPKTFSSKARPKNVKPLMNLSTPNFSADMHPGLKGGIAMPSGDLGGIGFNMDEVDEVPQVLRSVPPEYPYGAKRNRIEGSVVVRMLVTSQGLPTNLSIHSANPSGVFEKAALGAAKRWKFRPGHYQGQAVDTWVLLPFNFELTQ
- a CDS encoding ExbD/TolR family protein, coding for MRSIRYARGARTRRSEINMTPLIDMVFILLIFFIVTTSFVRESGVDVQRPSAQSAETKEKANVILGLTAEGQIFVEGRPLDIRSVRAYMERFLAETPDGSVVIVADKESMTGAAVQVLDQCRLAGVRNISIAARKE
- a CDS encoding MotA/TolQ/ExbB proton channel family protein, giving the protein MQQHNLVERMVEHFQAGGEIMIPLMALSLLMWTLALVKAIRFLRERRREGTPQQCLELFRGEPSVCKAGLAQWQWDILSQYMDERCEDPELNRDMLEAIRVRQEFKAMRYIGTILILAAIAPLLGLLGTVTGMITTFDVISQFGTGNARALASGISEALVTTQSGLVVAVPGLLLGGLLFRRAERLKARMELFCIGLQEQTDGLGACRE